ATGTTGACCCCAACAGTATCTCCATCGACGTCACCTTTATTCCTTCAATTTTTTCACCTTTTTCTTATATTTTCTACAATTATCTCTGAGTTTCCCTCTTCGTCTCTCTGTTATTCTAATCGGTGAGCATTCTTTGATTTTGATCCAAAGTATTGATTTTTACTCTTCGTTTCATAGTTTAGGCCTTTAGGGTTGGAATATTCTCGTCAATCACATCTGGGTTTTGTGCCAATCGAAGGAATAGTTGAATCGTTCCCACTCCCAAATCAACATTGAAATGAAAGTTTCATACTTCAGGGTTGTGTATCAGAAAGCGAAAAGCTTTGAACTTGAACCCTTGTACTGATTCGTTAATCACTTGTGTTTCAGTTTTGCTAATCGATGGATTCTTGGAGCTACGGGAGAAGCGTTTTCCTACCTAATGGAACCATTGCTGAGAACCAAAGCTCCATGCCTGGATTTGAGATGGAGACAAGTGATGGATTCATTACCAAAGTGGCTTCTTCGAGTTACGTTGAGGAGAACCAATCTTCGAACTTGTCTAGGATAGATTTCAAATTCAGGATTTACGAGAACCATGATGGTACTTCGTCCCTGCGGGCTAAAAAGACCCGAGCTTCAAACTCGTGCTCACAGAGTCCCTTGTGTCAAGTCTACGGTTGCAATATGGATCTCAGCTTTTCTAAAGATTACCACAAAAGGCACAGAGTTTGCGATGCTCATTCAAAGAGTTCTGTCGTTATAGTTAGCGGTGTTGAACAGAGGTTTTGCCAACAGTGCAGCAGGTTTTGTTCATTTCTCCTTGGCTCTCTACTTTGTTAGATGTTAATGATATGTTTCTTCTTCTTCTGCTGGTCAGGTTTCATTTCCTCTCGGAGTTTGATGATGGGAAGAGAAGTTGCAGAAGACGATTAGCTGGTCACAACGAGCGAAGAAGAAAGCCTTCTTTCTATTTCTTACCCGGTAAGCGGCATAAGCTTCTTCCTCAAGGTACAATGTCTCTGCCTCTCCCTTCCCCATCACTTAACTATGTTTCATTTAATGACTTCTCGTTGGTCTTGCCAGAGTCGTTTCCTGGTAGCTTCTTGTACAGAGTAATGGATGAGCACGACCACCGTGCA
This genomic interval from Brassica oleracea var. oleracea cultivar TO1000 chromosome C2, BOL, whole genome shotgun sequence contains the following:
- the LOC106324748 gene encoding squamosa promoter-binding-like protein 6 isoform X1, which produces MDSWSYGRSVFLPNGTIAENQSSMPGFEMETSDGFITKVASSSYVEENQSSNLSRIDFKFRIYENHDGTSSLRAKKTRASNSCSQSPLCQVYGCNMDLSFSKDYHKRHRVCDAHSKSSVVIVSGVEQRFCQQCSRFHFLSEFDDGKRSCRRRLAGHNERRRKPSFYFLPGKRHKLLPQGTMSLPLPSPSLNYVSFNDFSLVLPESFPGSFLYRVMDEHDHRASRLVSFKDEPKPAMEASGVSYIWDLQEAVPRSTCALSLLSAQSQQHLSANNPNKSFSITQPCQNLNHSTGDYHQMQPLRIDPGKKTKSVTSSSSCNGNGSSTVDLLQLSSHLQRIQQQQRTFTDDVKQEYNELYFP
- the LOC106324748 gene encoding squamosa promoter-binding-like protein 6 isoform X2, coding for MDSWSYGRSVFLPNGTIAENQSSMPGFEMETSDGFITKVASSSYVEENQSSNLSRIDFKFRIYENHDGTSSLRAKKTRASNSCSQSPLCQVYGCNMDLSFSKDYHKRHRVCDAHSKSSVVIVSGVEQRFCQQCSRFHFLSEFDDGKRSCRRRLAGHNERRRKPSFYFLPGKRHKLLPQESFPGSFLYRVMDEHDHRASRLVSFKDEPKPAMEASGVSYIWDLQEAVPRSTCALSLLSAQSQQHLSANNPNKSFSITQPCQNLNHSTGDYHQMQPLRIDPGKKTKSVTSSSSCNGNGSSTVDLLQLSSHLQRIQQQQRTFTDDVKQEYNELYFP
- the LOC106324748 gene encoding squamosa promoter-binding-like protein 6 isoform X3; amino-acid sequence: MDSWSYGRSVFLPNGTIAENQSSMPGFEMETSDGFITKVASSSYVEENQSSNLSRIDFKFRIYENHDGTSSLRAKKTRASNSCSQSPLCQVYGCNMDLSFSKDYHKRHRVCDAHSKSSVVIVSGVEQRFCQQCSRFHFLSEFDDGKRSCRRRLAGHNERRRKPSFYFLPESFPGSFLYRVMDEHDHRASRLVSFKDEPKPAMEASGVSYIWDLQEAVPRSTCALSLLSAQSQQHLSANNPNKSFSITQPCQNLNHSTGDYHQMQPLRIDPGKKTKSVTSSSSCNGNGSSTVDLLQLSSHLQRIQQQQRTFTDDVKQEYNELYFP